In Caldicellulosiruptor morganii, the following proteins share a genomic window:
- a CDS encoding divergent polysaccharide deacetylase family protein, whose protein sequence is MKKRSKNCCFKLLFNLAKKKGFAVGIGHLGQEGGLTTIEAFKEALKDAQSENIKFVFVSDILKLIKQNK, encoded by the coding sequence ATGAAGAAGAGGTCCAAAAACTGCTGCTTTAAACTTCTTTTCAACCTTGCAAAGAAAAAAGGCTTTGCAGTGGGAATAGGACATTTGGGTCAGGAAGGTGGACTTACAACCATTGAGGCGTTTAAAGAAGCATTGAAAGATGCTCAAAGTGAAAATATAAAATTTGTGTTTGTATCTGACATTCTCAAATTGATTAAACAAAACAAATAA
- a CDS encoding nucleoside deaminase, with the protein MYIYNVMRKLIDYVSAMEDIPIAAAVIKDGEIVSIQKNDSKNAIFHAELLAILDATSKLSTKDLRGCEMVVTKEPCPMCMGAIVLSKISRLYFGARDFKMGAAESCFNLSHNPNLNHKVEVIGGICEDECKSLLKSFFEKRREKE; encoded by the coding sequence ATGTATATATATAATGTAATGAGGAAACTGATAGATTATGTGAGTGCTATGGAAGACATTCCCATAGCAGCCGCGGTAATCAAAGATGGTGAGATAGTTAGTATACAAAAAAATGACAGTAAAAATGCCATATTCCATGCAGAGCTTCTTGCAATACTTGATGCCACATCCAAGCTTTCCACAAAGGACTTGAGAGGTTGCGAGATGGTTGTGACAAAAGAGCCCTGTCCAATGTGCATGGGTGCGATAGTTCTGAGCAAGATTAGCAGGCTTTATTTTGGAGCAAGGGACTTTAAGATGGGTGCTGCTGAGTCCTGCTTTAATCTTTCACATAATCCAAATCTGAATCATAAAGTGGAAGTAATAGGAGGAATATGTGAAGATGAGTGCAAAAGCCTTCTGAAAAGCTTTTTTGAAAAAAGAAGAGAGAAGGAGTAA
- a CDS encoding ATP-binding protein, whose protein sequence is MENKFLQLVFSSDLQLIKTIEKEILSFLIAEADLTSDELLEFKLIINELLINAVVHGNREDRSKSVRVKVGIVDKKLSYIVVEDEGEGFNLENIFREYTPYVEDNRVENLYEFGRGLMIVSSLCERVKQNQKGNKIVALRKLKKEHVICENAK, encoded by the coding sequence ATGGAGAATAAGTTCTTACAGCTTGTATTTTCTAGTGATCTTCAACTTATTAAAACAATTGAAAAGGAGATTCTTTCATTTTTGATAGCAGAGGCAGACTTGACTTCGGATGAGCTTCTGGAATTTAAACTTATTATAAACGAGCTTTTGATAAATGCTGTTGTCCATGGCAACAGGGAAGATAGGTCAAAAAGTGTGAGAGTAAAGGTAGGAATTGTTGACAAAAAGCTCAGTTACATTGTTGTTGAGGATGAAGGAGAAGGATTTAATTTAGAAAATATATTCAGAGAATATACACCTTATGTGGAAGACAATAGGGTGGAAAATTTGTATGAATTTGGACGCGGGCTGATGATTGTCTCCTCTCTCTGTGAAAGGGTAAAACAAAATCAGAAGGGCAATAAAATTGTTGCTTTGAGGAAGTTGAAAAAAGAGCATGTTATATGTGAAAATGCAAAATAA
- a CDS encoding DeoR/GlpR family DNA-binding transcription regulator produces the protein MLSATRRQKIKEILMEKKSVTVTELCNIFNVSDETIRRDLKKLEQEGIIEKNYGGAILKEGFAVVPPISQRAREFIQEKEKIAKEAIKRIKEGMIIILDTGTTTQQIARNLKTAQNITVITNGVNIINELVSNSNINLFLVGGKVKNSNFSTVGPEAQKSFMQFSADIAFIGTSGISLEKGLTTSDIFEAEVKRAMIESSKEVVVVADSSKFLKNAMVSFCSLNRVTEIITSGVIDSELAEKFRQKGVKLTIV, from the coding sequence ATGCTCTCTGCAACAAGAAGGCAGAAAATAAAAGAAATCTTGATGGAAAAAAAGAGTGTAACTGTCACAGAACTGTGTAATATATTCAACGTATCAGACGAGACTATTCGACGTGATCTTAAAAAGCTTGAACAGGAAGGGATAATCGAGAAGAATTACGGGGGAGCAATTCTAAAAGAAGGATTTGCAGTTGTTCCACCTATTTCTCAGAGGGCAAGAGAGTTTATACAGGAGAAAGAAAAGATAGCAAAAGAAGCGATAAAGAGAATTAAAGAAGGTATGATAATAATCTTAGACACGGGTACAACTACCCAGCAAATAGCAAGAAATTTAAAAACAGCTCAAAATATAACTGTAATTACCAATGGCGTGAACATTATCAATGAACTTGTATCAAACAGCAATATTAATCTTTTCCTGGTTGGCGGCAAAGTTAAAAATTCTAATTTTTCAACAGTTGGGCCGGAGGCGCAAAAGAGTTTTATGCAATTCAGTGCTGATATAGCATTCATTGGGACAAGTGGAATTTCGCTCGAAAAAGGGCTTACTACCTCTGACATATTTGAAGCAGAGGTTAAAAGAGCAATGATTGAAAGCAGTAAAGAGGTAGTAGTTGTTGCAGACAGCAGTAAGTTTTTAAAAAATGCCATGGTCTCGTTCTGCAGTTTGAACAGGGTTACAGAGATTATAACCTCGGGCGTGATTGACAGTGAACTTGCTGAAAAGTTTAGACAAAAAGGTGTGAAACTTACTATTGTATAA
- a CDS encoding FGGY family carbohydrate kinase: MDKILTIDIGTTACKVIVFDLQGNILAKSNREYPTYTPQIEWAEQVWNDLWGECVADTELWTQPEKFRIAWVMWKGRINLQKERSRKWRKSKFCKGFTRTGLLL, translated from the coding sequence ATGGATAAAATTCTCACAATTGATATTGGGACAACAGCGTGCAAGGTGATAGTTTTTGATTTGCAGGGTAATATTTTAGCAAAGTCAAACAGAGAATATCCCACGTACACGCCACAGATTGAATGGGCTGAACAGGTGTGGAATGACTTGTGGGGCGAGTGCGTTGCTGATACAGAGTTGTGGACACAGCCAGAAAAATTTCGTATCGCCTGGGTTATGTGGAAGGGAAGGATAAATTTACAAAAGGAGAGGAGTAGAAAATGGAGAAAGAGCAAGTTTTGCAAAGGATTCACGAGAACGGGCTTGTTGTTGTAG
- a CDS encoding bifunctional 2-keto-4-hydroxyglutarate aldolase/2-keto-3-deoxy-6-phosphogluconate aldolase: protein MEKEQVLQRIHENGLVVVVRAESKDKALRITEACIKGGASAIEITFTVPDADSIIKTLTSTYSEDEILIGAGTVLDAETARIAILAGAKFVVSPYLNADMVKLCNRYRIASMPGAMTIKEVVEALECGADVVKIFPGELFGPKIIKAYRGPIPQARLMPTGGVDLDNVEEWIKAGAFAVGVGGNITKYAANDQYDKVQEVCKQFVEKINRAKGKV from the coding sequence ATGGAGAAAGAGCAAGTTTTGCAAAGGATTCACGAGAACGGGCTTGTTGTTGTAGTAAGAGCAGAGTCAAAGGACAAAGCACTCAGAATCACAGAGGCGTGTATAAAGGGTGGTGCTTCTGCAATTGAGATAACATTTACTGTTCCGGATGCAGACAGCATTATAAAAACCCTTACCTCAACCTATAGCGAGGATGAAATACTCATCGGTGCAGGGACAGTTCTGGATGCTGAGACAGCAAGGATTGCAATACTTGCCGGTGCCAAGTTTGTTGTGAGTCCCTATCTGAATGCAGATATGGTGAAACTTTGCAACAGATACAGAATAGCATCCATGCCCGGGGCTATGACCATTAAAGAGGTGGTTGAAGCATTGGAGTGCGGAGCAGACGTGGTGAAGATTTTCCCCGGTGAGCTTTTTGGACCCAAAATAATAAAGGCATACAGAGGACCAATACCGCAGGCAAGACTTATGCCAACCGGTGGAGTTGACCTTGATAATGTTGAGGAATGGATTAAAGCAGGGGCTTTTGCAGTTGGTGTTGGTGGAAATATAACAAAGTATGCGGCAAACGACCAGTACGATAAAGTACAGGAAGTTTGCAAACAGTTTGTTGAGAAAATAAACAGGGCAAAGGGGAAGGTATAG
- a CDS encoding sugar kinase: MFDVVAFGEIMLRLSPPGYQRIVQASSFDINFGGAEANVVVALSGLGAKTAYVTLLPPNSLGDATVNYLRKFGVDTGAIVRKGKRLGIYFLEKGVGQRPSSVVYDRAGSAINEVQTGDIDWERILSGTRIFFSTGITAALSGNVLNELKIAFKLAKQMGVKVAFDINFRSKLWSYDKAHEVISQLMPYVDILITNEEHVRRVLKIEVEQEYFEGIDLKEEGQKLLFKRLEDAFPDLKRIVLAARRSISSSKNIFFAYTKDTGGNIVFSSKREIEIIDRVGGGDAFTAGVLYGILNDFSEKEMLELSTYMCALKHTIEGDAAFVTLEEVKQALLQDGHGLMKR, from the coding sequence ATGTTTGATGTGGTGGCATTTGGCGAGATAATGTTGAGACTATCTCCACCCGGGTATCAGCGAATTGTCCAGGCATCATCTTTTGATATAAATTTTGGCGGTGCTGAAGCAAATGTGGTTGTTGCCCTCTCCGGGTTGGGTGCAAAAACAGCATATGTTACTCTGCTTCCCCCAAATTCACTTGGCGACGCCACTGTGAATTATCTGAGGAAATTTGGTGTTGACACAGGTGCTATTGTGAGAAAGGGTAAAAGGCTCGGGATATACTTTCTTGAAAAAGGAGTTGGGCAAAGACCATCTTCTGTTGTATATGACAGGGCAGGTTCTGCAATAAATGAAGTTCAGACAGGGGATATAGATTGGGAGAGGATTTTATCCGGTACCAGGATATTCTTCTCAACAGGTATTACAGCGGCACTGTCTGGAAATGTCCTAAATGAGCTAAAGATTGCTTTCAAGCTCGCAAAACAAATGGGTGTGAAGGTTGCATTTGACATAAACTTCCGTTCAAAGCTTTGGAGCTATGACAAGGCGCATGAGGTAATCTCGCAGCTTATGCCATATGTTGATATATTGATTACAAATGAAGAGCATGTGAGAAGAGTGCTGAAGATTGAAGTTGAGCAAGAGTACTTTGAAGGGATTGACCTGAAAGAAGAAGGGCAAAAACTGTTGTTCAAAAGGTTAGAAGATGCATTCCCCGATTTGAAAAGGATAGTTCTGGCAGCAAGAAGGAGTATATCCTCTTCTAAAAACATATTCTTTGCTTATACAAAAGACACAGGTGGCAACATAGTCTTTTCTTCAAAGCGTGAGATAGAGATTATTGACAGGGTAGGAGGAGGAGATGCTTTCACTGCAGGTGTGCTTTATGGAATTCTGAATGACTTTTCTGAAAAGGAAATGCTTGAGCTATCAACGTACATGTGTGCATTGAAGCATACCATTGAAGGTGATGCTGCCTTTGTCACACTTGAAGAGGTAAAACAGGCGCTGTTGCAGGATGGACACGGCTTGATGAAAAGATAG
- a CDS encoding DUF4340 domain-containing protein → MRKKKNRLFSIVSALLILAIVIGAYFYVSYVNKKKQEAEEKKSSSASVTITNFDRNKITKIDIKHDGIHLVLEKIKDKWIVNGINNPLYFDQDKIDDIAFSCAQMSAEKIADSNPKDLKKYGLDNPKSIVEATLSDGKKVTFYLGAETPVSSAYYLMKKGDPKVYVVWVNHAENFTIKPQKLLSVKIPEIDTQNIMYVKLVRKGQPTIEIKKVDETNSKDNESKYYVRLLTLVQPYSQPVGVASDKFSEFIENVPNFSPEDIVGDDVYNPKYGLQSPRIELVVKDNKNTLHLFVGNNADDSTVYCKMADSKVVFTMSTYKIDFMNTVKPFDLIEKFAYIVNIDYVDKIDIFTKEKKHTLILDKKLIKKATSEQESDEYQYNFKADGRKIDEDTFKKFYQEIIGLLIDGENDKNPAGTPEVTMKFYLVNKKVDTVEYIPYNDDFYMVVRNGKSDFVIAKEQVQKVLKDLEDLVAGKYKPPED, encoded by the coding sequence ATGAGAAAAAAGAAAAACAGACTTTTTTCAATTGTGTCAGCACTTTTGATTCTGGCTATTGTAATTGGCGCATACTTTTATGTAAGCTATGTGAACAAGAAAAAACAGGAGGCTGAAGAAAAAAAGTCCTCTTCAGCCTCTGTCACCATAACAAATTTTGATAGAAATAAGATTACAAAGATAGATATTAAGCACGATGGCATCCACCTTGTACTTGAAAAGATCAAAGACAAGTGGATTGTAAATGGAATAAACAACCCTCTTTATTTTGACCAGGATAAAATTGATGACATTGCATTTTCGTGTGCCCAGATGTCAGCTGAAAAGATTGCTGATAGCAACCCAAAAGACCTCAAAAAATATGGTCTTGACAACCCGAAATCCATTGTGGAGGCAACACTCAGCGACGGCAAAAAGGTTACATTCTATCTTGGGGCAGAAACCCCAGTATCCTCTGCTTATTACCTGATGAAAAAAGGTGATCCCAAGGTTTATGTTGTGTGGGTAAATCATGCAGAAAACTTTACAATAAAACCTCAGAAGCTTTTGAGCGTTAAGATCCCCGAGATTGACACTCAAAATATTATGTATGTAAAGCTTGTGAGGAAAGGTCAGCCAACAATTGAAATCAAAAAGGTTGATGAGACAAATTCAAAAGACAATGAATCAAAGTATTATGTGAGGCTGTTGACTCTGGTTCAACCATACAGCCAGCCGGTTGGGGTTGCAAGTGACAAGTTTTCAGAGTTCATTGAAAATGTTCCAAATTTCAGTCCTGAAGATATAGTTGGGGATGATGTTTACAATCCCAAGTACGGACTGCAGTCGCCAAGAATAGAGCTTGTTGTAAAGGACAATAAAAATACTCTGCATCTTTTTGTTGGCAACAATGCAGATGACTCAACTGTTTACTGTAAAATGGCTGACTCAAAGGTTGTATTTACAATGTCAACTTACAAGATAGATTTCATGAATACTGTAAAGCCTTTTGATCTTATCGAAAAGTTTGCCTATATAGTAAATATCGATTATGTTGACAAGATTGATATATTTACAAAAGAAAAGAAGCACACACTTATACTTGACAAAAAGCTTATTAAAAAAGCCACAAGTGAACAAGAATCCGACGAATACCAGTACAATTTTAAAGCGGATGGCAGGAAGATTGATGAAGATACTTTCAAAAAATTCTATCAGGAAATCATTGGTCTTCTAATTGACGGTGAAAACGACAAAAACCCCGCAGGCACACCCGAAGTCACAATGAAGTTCTACCTTGTCAATAAAAAAGTTGACACAGTGGAATATATACCATACAACGACGATTTTTACATGGTTGTTCGAAATGGAAAGTCTGATTTTGTAATTGCAAAAGAACAGGTTCAAAAGGTATTAAAAGATCTGGAAGACCTTGTTGCAGGTAAGTACAAACCACCGGAAGATTAA
- a CDS encoding GldG family protein produces MVKFDLKSIKSSFKTRKFKYGGYAAMLTASVVAILIVLNLLVGQIPAKLDLTHNRLYSLSKPTVDLLKNLKKDVTIYALFPTGNENPVISEFIQKYAEKSSHVKIKYIDPYKNPGFVKKYDTSGTGIDEGSLIVESGNKFRVINRYDMVDYSYNEQTGQSNVTGLTIEQKLTPAILYVTSDKSPVLYQLKGHGEDTLVGLGISSEIEAANYEIRDLNLLTEKSVPQDATAVIVISPKTDISDIELKKLKDYINSGGRAMFLMDLLKEELKNFNSLFESLGVRLEHGIVMEGDNNYNAGSPVWILPKLEPHDIVNPIDLNNMYMLIPSAQPIVETKFKKRTITIEKLLTTTSNSWLRKDLNSTSLSKEKGDESGPFTLAVAITDKADALNAKLRPRDAKIVIVGSAIFLNSQFSKNVPGNLNFVVNALNWLQDKKDTLQIQPKDLTTFRLNISATQAMVWAAITVVGIPIVILVLGLTVWLRRRHL; encoded by the coding sequence ATGGTGAAGTTTGATTTAAAGAGTATTAAAAGCTCATTTAAGACAAGAAAGTTTAAGTATGGCGGATACGCCGCTATGCTCACTGCTTCTGTGGTGGCTATTTTAATAGTTCTAAACCTGCTTGTCGGTCAAATTCCAGCAAAGCTTGACCTTACACACAATAGACTCTACTCACTCTCAAAACCAACAGTTGACCTTTTGAAAAATCTGAAAAAGGATGTGACAATCTACGCCCTTTTCCCGACTGGCAATGAAAACCCTGTAATTTCTGAATTCATTCAAAAATATGCTGAAAAATCCTCACATGTGAAAATCAAATACATAGACCCATATAAAAATCCAGGGTTTGTTAAAAAGTATGACACAAGCGGTACAGGGATTGACGAAGGTTCGCTCATTGTTGAAAGTGGTAACAAGTTTAGAGTAATAAACAGATATGACATGGTTGACTATTCATACAATGAGCAGACGGGTCAATCAAATGTAACCGGACTTACAATAGAGCAAAAACTGACACCTGCAATTTTGTATGTTACATCTGACAAAAGCCCTGTTCTGTACCAGCTAAAGGGGCACGGAGAGGACACGCTTGTCGGGCTTGGTATCTCAAGCGAGATTGAGGCTGCAAACTATGAGATAAGAGATTTGAATCTTCTTACTGAAAAGAGTGTACCTCAGGATGCAACAGCTGTGATAGTAATCTCTCCAAAGACGGACATCTCGGACATTGAGCTTAAAAAATTAAAAGACTATATAAACAGTGGCGGGCGTGCAATGTTTTTGATGGACTTACTCAAAGAAGAGCTTAAAAACTTCAACAGCCTGTTTGAGAGCTTAGGTGTTAGACTCGAACATGGAATTGTCATGGAAGGAGATAACAACTACAATGCAGGAAGCCCTGTATGGATACTGCCAAAACTTGAACCACACGACATTGTAAACCCAATTGATCTCAACAACATGTACATGCTCATACCAAGTGCACAGCCAATTGTTGAGACAAAGTTTAAAAAAAGAACAATCACAATCGAAAAACTTCTTACAACAACATCAAATTCGTGGCTCAGAAAGGACTTAAACTCAACCTCGCTTTCTAAAGAAAAAGGCGATGAAAGTGGCCCATTTACTTTGGCTGTTGCAATTACTGACAAGGCAGATGCACTCAATGCCAAGCTCAGACCAAGAGATGCAAAGATTGTGATAGTTGGTAGTGCCATTTTCCTGAACAGTCAATTTTCAAAAAATGTTCCGGGGAATTTGAACTTTGTAGTAAATGCTCTCAACTGGTTACAGGATAAAAAAGATACCCTGCAAATTCAACCAAAGGATCTTACAACCTTCAGACTCAACATTAGTGCAACACAGGCTATGGTCTGGGCAGCAATAACCGTGGTCGGAATACCGATTGTTATTCTGGTACTGGGCTTAACTGTATGGCTGAGGAGGAGACATCTATGA
- a CDS encoding ABC transporter permease — protein MSAVLKKELKIYFSTPTGYIFMGFFLLISGFFFAVSNLFPASPNYTSVLGNITFIFLVVVPVLTMRLLSEEARTKTDQLLLTSPLKLTEIVLGKYLAAVGVFVITIAVTILYPVILSFYGDIPVAETLGAYIGFFLLGCSFISIGLFISSLTDNQFIAAVVTFSALLLTWVIDWLESALPTDRVAGFVFVLILVGLVSAWIYLTIRNIIISVFSAVIGAGAFIAVYILKPDFYDNAIVRFFKWFSLLSRYQKFTNGLLDLSSIVYYLSFIFVFIFLTIRVLEKRRWS, from the coding sequence ATGAGTGCAGTCTTGAAAAAAGAATTAAAGATATACTTTTCAACACCAACAGGATATATTTTCATGGGATTTTTCCTTTTGATTTCAGGATTCTTCTTTGCTGTGTCAAACCTTTTTCCGGCAAGCCCGAACTATACATCAGTGCTTGGCAATATAACATTTATATTTCTGGTTGTTGTACCAGTGCTTACAATGAGACTTTTGAGCGAAGAGGCAAGAACAAAGACAGACCAGCTCCTTTTAACATCACCACTGAAACTTACCGAGATTGTGCTTGGCAAGTATTTGGCTGCTGTTGGTGTTTTTGTCATCACCATTGCTGTTACCATACTGTACCCTGTAATACTTTCTTTTTACGGTGATATTCCCGTGGCAGAAACCCTCGGTGCATATATAGGATTTTTCCTGCTGGGTTGTTCATTTATCTCGATAGGTCTTTTTATATCATCACTGACAGACAATCAGTTCATTGCAGCTGTTGTGACATTTTCTGCCCTGCTTCTGACATGGGTTATAGACTGGCTGGAAAGTGCTCTTCCAACAGATAGAGTTGCAGGATTTGTATTTGTTCTTATTCTTGTTGGACTTGTTAGTGCTTGGATTTACCTTACCATAAGAAATATAATCATTAGCGTATTCTCAGCAGTGATAGGAGCAGGAGCATTTATTGCTGTGTACATTTTAAAACCAGATTTCTACGACAACGCTATAGTCAGATTTTTCAAATGGTTTTCACTTTTAAGTAGATACCAGAAATTTACAAACGGTCTTCTGGATTTATCATCCATAGTTTACTATCTGTCTTTTATATTTGTGTTTATATTCCTCACAATAAGAGTACTTGAGAAAAGAAGATGGAGCTAA
- a CDS encoding ABC transporter ATP-binding protein — protein sequence MIKVEHLTKKYGQHYAIHDISFEVQKGEIVGFLGPNGAGKSTTMNIITGYLSPTEGTAYVDGFDILEEPEEVKRRIGYLPENPPLYLDMTVQEYLDFVSDIKKVDRKEKKRSMDRIMEMVGIAHVRNRLIKNLSKGYKQRVGLAQALIGNPPVLILDEPTIGLDPKQIIEIRTVIKNLRSEHTIILSSHILPEVSAVCERVLIINKGRIVASDTPENLSKRLVHGSKVQLRILGQRQKVYGILEKVPGVKYVEFIGPKEPNTVEVIVESENDMDIRADIFYALSEAKLPILMMRAVDLTLEEIFLQLTTEEKEAEAV from the coding sequence TTGATAAAGGTTGAACACTTAACAAAAAAATATGGACAGCACTATGCAATTCACGACATCTCATTTGAAGTACAAAAGGGGGAAATAGTTGGTTTTCTGGGACCAAACGGTGCCGGGAAATCCACCACAATGAACATCATAACCGGTTATTTATCACCCACAGAAGGAACAGCCTATGTTGATGGATTTGACATCTTAGAAGAGCCCGAAGAAGTTAAAAGAAGAATTGGGTATCTGCCAGAAAATCCCCCGCTTTATCTTGATATGACTGTTCAGGAATACCTTGATTTTGTGAGCGATATCAAAAAGGTGGACAGAAAAGAGAAGAAAAGAAGCATGGACAGGATAATGGAAATGGTTGGCATTGCCCATGTGAGAAACAGGCTTATAAAAAATCTTTCCAAAGGTTATAAGCAGAGAGTTGGACTTGCCCAGGCTTTGATTGGAAACCCACCTGTTTTGATTCTGGATGAGCCGACAATTGGTCTTGACCCGAAACAGATAATTGAAATAAGGACAGTTATCAAAAACCTTCGCAGTGAACATACAATAATCCTGAGTTCACATATTCTGCCAGAGGTAAGTGCTGTTTGCGAAAGAGTTCTGATAATCAACAAGGGAAGGATAGTTGCAAGCGACACTCCAGAAAATTTGTCCAAAAGACTTGTTCACGGAAGCAAAGTTCAGCTAAGAATTCTCGGGCAAAGGCAAAAAGTTTATGGGATACTTGAAAAGGTGCCGGGCGTAAAATATGTAGAGTTCATCGGACCAAAAGAACCAAATACTGTTGAGGTTATTGTGGAGTCAGAAAACGACATGGATATAAGAGCAGATATATTCTATGCGCTGAGTGAGGCAAAACTTCCTATTTTGATGATGAGAGCAGTGGACCTCACACTTGAGGAGATATTCCTGCAGCTCACAACCGAAGAAAAGGAGGCTGAAGCTGTATGA
- a CDS encoding nucleopolyhedrovirus P10 family protein: MSDREILELILKKVETVDQKIDRLEKRVDSLEKRVERLELQVSENTQILKALEHLSQVNKAEHDNFTHQLARMEGLLNSVIANNSKDHDALFKQAEENTQKIAKLEKDLTVIESVCGKNMQDIAFLKGAKI; the protein is encoded by the coding sequence ATGAGTGATAGAGAAATCTTAGAGCTTATCTTAAAAAAGGTTGAAACGGTAGACCAAAAGATTGACAGACTTGAAAAGAGAGTTGATAGTCTCGAAAAGAGGGTTGAGAGGTTAGAGCTTCAAGTTTCAGAAAATACCCAAATCCTAAAAGCATTAGAGCATCTTTCACAGGTAAACAAAGCTGAACATGATAATTTTACCCATCAGCTTGCAAGGATGGAGGGTTTACTTAACTCTGTAATTGCAAACAACAGCAAAGACCATGATGCTTTATTTAAACAAGCCGAAGAGAATACTCAAAAAATAGCAAAGCTTGAAAAGGATCTGACAGTAATTGAATCTGTATGCGGTAAAAACATGCAGGACATTGCATTTTTAAAAGGTGCAAAAATTTAA
- a CDS encoding sodium:calcium antiporter, protein MTKVAVTYVIKLIFSLFIILFGCTFFTNAVEWFGKRMNLGQGAVGSILAAVGTALPETIIPIIAILFARGESSHQVGIGAIAGAPFMLGTLAFFITGLATIIYTLLKKRTLKMNVDLSVFERDLTYFLIVYGIAVLTTFIHNHRAIRVIIAIILFVAYIIYVKKTLADESEETEGEELEELYFAKFLKLPNNLFWILAQLLLSLLLIIYGAHLFVDYVQKVATIIGVPALILSIIITPIATELPEKLNSVIWIGKKKDTLALGNITGAMVFQSSVPVVFGIIFTPWDLKGITMVSAILAFVSALLNLLWVKIKKSVNPVALLFGGVLYLIFLGYVFL, encoded by the coding sequence ATGACCAAGGTGGCAGTAACATATGTAATAAAGCTAATTTTTTCTTTATTTATAATACTTTTTGGTTGCACTTTCTTTACCAATGCAGTTGAATGGTTTGGCAAAAGAATGAACTTGGGTCAAGGTGCGGTGGGAAGTATCCTGGCAGCTGTTGGAACTGCTTTGCCTGAAACAATAATACCCATCATTGCAATCCTTTTTGCCAGAGGGGAAAGTTCTCATCAGGTTGGCATTGGTGCAATTGCCGGTGCCCCTTTTATGCTCGGAACACTGGCATTTTTCATAACCGGACTTGCCACAATAATCTATACTCTTTTGAAGAAAAGAACTTTGAAGATGAACGTCGACCTGAGCGTATTTGAACGCGACCTTACCTATTTTCTCATTGTCTATGGTATTGCCGTTTTGACAACTTTTATACACAATCACAGGGCTATAAGAGTAATAATAGCAATCATTTTGTTTGTAGCCTATATAATATATGTCAAAAAGACTCTTGCAGACGAAAGTGAAGAGACCGAAGGAGAAGAATTAGAAGAGCTTTATTTTGCAAAGTTCTTAAAACTTCCTAATAATCTTTTCTGGATACTGGCTCAGCTTCTTCTTTCACTGCTTCTAATAATTTATGGTGCCCACCTGTTTGTCGACTATGTCCAGAAAGTAGCAACTATTATTGGTGTTCCTGCACTGATACTTTCAATTATCATAACACCTATTGCAACAGAACTTCCTGAGAAGCTAAATTCTGTTATATGGATAGGAAAGAAAAAAGACACACTTGCGCTTGGAAATATCACGGGTGCAATGGTATTTCAGTCATCTGTCCCGGTTGTCTTTGGAATAATATTTACACCCTGGGATTTAAAAGGTATAACAATGGTTTCTGCTATCCTGGCATTTGTATCTGCTCTTTTGAACCTTTTATGGGTTAAAATCAAAAAATCTGTAAACCCGGTTGCACTTTTGTTTGGCGGAGTTTTATACTTGATTTTCCTGGGGTATGTTTTTCTTTAA